The following DNA comes from Microthrixaceae bacterium.
CCGTTCATCGAGGCGATCCGACAGTTCCGCCTCGACGTGGGGCGCGAGAACTGCTGCTACATCCACCTGACCCTGGTGCCCTTCATCGGACCGTCGGGGGAGCAAAAGACCAAGCCGACCCAGCACTCGGTGACCGAGCTGCGAAGCCGCGGCATTCAGCCTCAGATCATCGTGTTGCGTTCCGAGGCACCGGTGGGCGACGGCGTGAAGCGCAAGATCAGTTCGCTCAGCGACGTCCCGGTCGAAGCGGTCATCAACGCCGCCGATGCCGAGAGCCTCTATGATCTGCCCGGCGTACTGCACGCCGAGGGCCTCGATACCGAGGTAGTCAAGTTGCTCGGACTCGACGTGCCCGAACCGGACATGACCGAATGGGACGAGGTCGTGCGGCGTGTGAAGACCGCGGATTTCCCGGTGCGAATCGGCATCGTCGGCAAATACGTCGCCCTGCCCGACGCGTATTTGTCGGTGGTCGAGTCGCTCTATCACGCCGGCGCCTTCAACGGGTCCGATATCCGCATCGAGTGGATCTCGGCCGAGGAGGCCGAAGACCTCGTCGCCAGCGGTGAGATGGGCAATCTCGACGGCATCGTGATCCCCGGCGGGTTCGGCGAACGCGGCGTCGAGGGCAAGATCGCGGCCGCGCGCTACACCCGCGAACACGACATCCCGACCCTCGGCCTGTGCCTGGGACTGCAGGTGATGACGATCGAGTACGCCCGCGACGCGTTGGGCATGGACGGTGCGAACTCGGCCGAACTCGACCCCGACACCCCGTATCCGGTGATCGACATCATGGACGACCAGGTCGACGTCGAAAACAAGGGTGGCACGATGCGCCTCGGCGCCTATCCGGCCGTGCTCGGTCCCGGCACCCGCGTCGCCGAGATCTACGGCTCGACCGAGGTGAGCGAGCGGCACCGACACCGCTACGAGTTCAACAACCGGTTCCGCGAGCGCTTCGAGGGCACCGACTTCGTCATCTCGGGCACCTCGCCCGACGGTCGTCTGGTCGAGTTCATCGAGCTGGCGAATCACCCGTTCTGGATCGGCACCCAGGCGCACCCGGAACTCAAGAGTCGGCCCACCCACCCGGCGCCGCTGTTTCGGGAATTCGTGGTCGCGGCCCGGGCCCGGGCCGAGGGGCGCAACCCGACGATCCTGGAGGTGTCGTGACGGTGGCCGACGCCAGCGCCGGCGACGAGGTGCAGTTCCACAAGGTCTCCGAGGAGCTCATCCATCAGGGGTTCGTGATCGGCGTCTACAACGTGCGTTTTGAGGGCCCGGGCGGGGTGCAGATGGACCGCGACGTGGTTCGTCACCCCGGGGCGGTGTCGGTGGTTCCCGTGTTGGAGGACAACACCGTCGTGCTGGTTCGGCAGTTCCGCTCGGCGCTCGAACACAACATCTTGGAGATCCCCGCCGGCAAACGCGACGTCGACGGCGAGGCCCCCGAGGTGACCGCCCGGCGAGAGCTGAGCGAGGAGGTCGGCTACGAGGCGGGTTCGCTCGTCAAGTTGCTCGAACTCACCCATTCCCCCGGGTTCTGCGACGAGGTGAACCACATCTACCTGGCCACCGACCTGACCCCGACCGAACGCAGCGTGGACGGCCCCGAGGAGGAGGCGATGACGATCGAACACGTCGCGCTCGCGGACGTCTTCGATCTCATCTCGAGCGGTGCGATCACCGACGCCAAGTCGGTGGCGGGCCTGACGATGGCCTACCACCGCCTCCTGCGCTGAGCGTCGGCCGATGGGCGCCGGCGACGAGGGCCTGCCCGCAGCGGCGGAGTCGTTTCTGCTGTGGCTCACGGTGGAACGCGGACGTTCGGCCAACACCCTCGCCGCATATCGTCGAGACCTCGGCGGGTATGTCGACTGGCTGGGGTCCCGCGGCCTGAACGTGTCCACCGTCGGCCACGACGACGTGTTGAGCTGGGTCGTGGAACTGCGCGATGGGTTGGCGGCGAGTTCG
Coding sequences within:
- a CDS encoding NUDIX hydrolase; its protein translation is MADASAGDEVQFHKVSEELIHQGFVIGVYNVRFEGPGGVQMDRDVVRHPGAVSVVPVLEDNTVVLVRQFRSALEHNILEIPAGKRDVDGEAPEVTARRELSEEVGYEAGSLVKLLELTHSPGFCDEVNHIYLATDLTPTERSVDGPEEEAMTIEHVALADVFDLISSGAITDAKSVAGLTMAYHRLLR
- a CDS encoding CTP synthase, whose product is MTKHIFVTGGVASSLGKGLTASSLGRLLKARGLRVTMQKLDPYINVDPGTMNPFEHGEVYVTEDGGETDLDLGHYERFIDENLTANSNATTGSIYTAVIAAERRGDYLGKTVQVIPHITDEIKSRIAAMASPDIDVAITEVGGTVGDIEILPFIEAIRQFRLDVGRENCCYIHLTLVPFIGPSGEQKTKPTQHSVTELRSRGIQPQIIVLRSEAPVGDGVKRKISSLSDVPVEAVINAADAESLYDLPGVLHAEGLDTEVVKLLGLDVPEPDMTEWDEVVRRVKTADFPVRIGIVGKYVALPDAYLSVVESLYHAGAFNGSDIRIEWISAEEAEDLVASGEMGNLDGIVIPGGFGERGVEGKIAAARYTREHDIPTLGLCLGLQVMTIEYARDALGMDGANSAELDPDTPYPVIDIMDDQVDVENKGGTMRLGAYPAVLGPGTRVAEIYGSTEVSERHRHRYEFNNRFRERFEGTDFVISGTSPDGRLVEFIELANHPFWIGTQAHPELKSRPTHPAPLFREFVVAARARAEGRNPTILEVS